A single genomic interval of Pyrobaculum arsenaticum DSM 13514 harbors:
- a CDS encoding SPL family radical SAM protein codes for MRVSLNVVRPFDPWGNPLCRCPFKYGLNPYTGCGHRCLYCYITSYIPNAFSPRPKEDLIDKVRRDLEKIPRGAVVSLSNSSDPYTPPEAQLGLTRRVLQMLLERGYKVLIVTKSPLVLRDLDVLQRHLGRVAVQITITTLREDLAAVLEPGAPRPVGRLEAVRRLSEAGIPVTVRLDPIIPLLNDDGENIEGVVSKAAEAGARHLVASTYKAKRDNFARLAKAFPDKAPTWRRMYFEEGQYLHGQWYAPKEYRIKVLTRAAEAARRHSLQFNICREEFADLETPGAYCDGSHMLGEASQRI; via the coding sequence ATGCGCGTTTCGCTAAATGTAGTCCGGCCCTTCGACCCGTGGGGCAATCCCCTCTGCAGATGCCCCTTTAAATACGGGCTAAACCCCTACACTGGTTGCGGGCACCGTTGCCTATACTGCTACATAACCTCGTACATCCCCAATGCCTTCAGCCCCAGGCCCAAGGAAGACCTCATTGACAAGGTAAGGCGCGACTTGGAGAAAATCCCCAGAGGTGCCGTCGTCTCCCTTTCCAACTCCTCTGACCCCTACACCCCGCCGGAGGCCCAGCTGGGACTGACAAGGAGGGTGCTCCAGATGCTTCTGGAGAGGGGTTACAAGGTGTTGATCGTCACCAAGTCCCCCCTAGTCTTGCGGGACTTAGACGTTCTGCAACGGCACCTAGGCCGCGTCGCAGTTCAGATAACCATAACAACCCTGAGGGAGGACCTCGCCGCCGTCTTGGAGCCAGGCGCCCCTAGGCCCGTGGGTAGGCTGGAGGCGGTGAGGCGACTCTCCGAGGCCGGCATACCGGTTACAGTGAGGCTCGACCCCATTATCCCCCTGCTCAACGACGACGGGGAGAACATAGAGGGGGTGGTGTCCAAGGCCGCAGAGGCGGGGGCGAGGCACCTCGTGGCAAGCACCTACAAGGCTAAGCGGGACAACTTCGCCCGCCTCGCCAAGGCCTTCCCCGACAAGGCCCCCACCTGGCGCAGGATGTACTTCGAAGAGGGGCAGTACTTACACGGCCAGTGGTACGCCCCGAAAGAGTACCGGATAAAGGTGCTGACCCGCGCCGCGGAGGCCGCGAGGAGACACAGCTTACAATTTAACATATGCAGGGAGGAGTTCGCCGATTTGGAGACGCCTGGAGCCTACTGCGACGGGAGTCACATGCTGGGCGAGGCAAGCCAGCGTATCTAG
- a CDS encoding RAD55 family ATPase, producing the protein MGFKTGIDPIDEQIPDGIPPGYVVLIEGFLGVGKTLFASTIAATAAKAGAPVLFFAIDALADEVTEDLKRRGAPVDRAVVVDGFAAPSERYAKLKPPSRHRLETPDAYALMNKLAEFAPEFRGGVVVVDSLNEVLIRSPGSVLDLFRAFKIFAKYTESVVVATAHTDVEEVYGVITAASHLADVIIQVEVDPNLEEMGLYVRRMRVARAKRLRISHDWVHFEVADGRVVEIDVKTMLKMLSRQLKEMGIEVRQRQ; encoded by the coding sequence ATGGGTTTTAAAACTGGGATTGACCCTATAGATGAGCAAATTCCTGACGGCATTCCCCCTGGGTATGTGGTTTTGATAGAGGGATTTCTCGGAGTGGGGAAGACTTTATTTGCCTCCACCATCGCCGCAACTGCGGCTAAAGCTGGGGCGCCTGTGCTTTTCTTCGCCATAGACGCCCTCGCCGACGAGGTGACGGAGGACCTCAAGCGGCGGGGCGCCCCCGTCGACAGAGCCGTGGTGGTGGACGGCTTCGCGGCGCCCAGCGAGCGCTACGCAAAGCTCAAGCCCCCGTCGAGGCACAGGCTGGAGACGCCCGACGCCTACGCGTTGATGAACAAGTTGGCGGAGTTCGCGCCGGAGTTCCGGGGAGGCGTCGTGGTGGTGGACTCGCTGAACGAGGTATTGATAAGGAGCCCCGGCTCCGTCCTAGACCTCTTCAGGGCGTTTAAGATCTTCGCCAAGTACACGGAGTCGGTTGTGGTGGCCACCGCCCATACCGACGTCGAGGAGGTCTACGGCGTCATAACCGCGGCGTCGCACCTAGCCGACGTCATTATCCAAGTTGAGGTGGATCCCAACTTGGAGGAAATGGGCCTCTACGTGAGGCGCATGCGCGTAGCGAGGGCGAAGCGGCTGAGGATTTCCCACGACTGGGTCCACTTCGAGGTGGCGGATGGCCGCGTTGTTGAGATCGACGTAAAGACCATGTTGAAGATGCTAAGCCGACAACTGAAGGAGATGGGTATCGAGGTACGCCAGAGGCAGTAG
- a CDS encoding metallophosphoesterase family protein: MRLLLVADVHDAVRNVKAIRGSYDAVIASGDFTYRRRLDAALEVLEALAAIAPVYFVPGNTDPPQLAAYENERIKPLHGKTAALGPYVVGGAGGSLPTPFDDLFRVTEEELERLLSSLSPTPHILVVHNPPRGHLDRVGGVKPVGSLAVKRYIEERQPVLSVHGHIHEDRGIDIVGDTVVVNPGPLKEGYYAEAELNGAKVVATLKKL; encoded by the coding sequence ATGCGCCTCCTCCTCGTCGCCGATGTCCACGACGCTGTTAGGAACGTAAAGGCTATTAGGGGGAGCTACGACGCTGTCATAGCCTCCGGGGACTTCACCTACAGGAGGCGGCTCGACGCCGCTTTGGAGGTGCTGGAGGCCCTCGCCGCAATTGCGCCGGTTTACTTCGTCCCCGGCAACACCGACCCGCCCCAGCTCGCCGCCTACGAGAACGAGCGCATCAAGCCGCTACACGGAAAGACGGCGGCGCTGGGCCCGTACGTGGTCGGCGGCGCCGGGGGGAGCCTGCCGACTCCCTTCGACGACTTGTTCAGAGTGACGGAGGAGGAGTTGGAGAGGCTGCTCTCCTCCCTTAGCCCCACTCCCCACATCTTGGTGGTGCACAACCCGCCCCGCGGCCACCTGGACCGAGTCGGCGGCGTGAAGCCGGTGGGTAGCTTAGCCGTGAAGAGGTACATAGAGGAGAGGCAGCCCGTCCTCTCGGTCCACGGCCACATCCACGAAGACCGCGGCATCGACATAGTGGGCGACACCGTTGTCGTAAACCCCGGCCCGCTTAAAGAGGGCTACTACGCCGAGGCCGAGCTCAACGGGGCCAAGGTCGTGGCGACTTTGAAAAAATTGTAG